From Cervus elaphus chromosome 10, mCerEla1.1, whole genome shotgun sequence:
taccatctgagccaccagggaagggttcCCCGAAAAGTAAAATGGAATTACCAGATGAcgcaacaattccactcctatgtATATGCccccaaagaaatgaagacaggtattcaaacaaatatttgttcgcaaatgttcacagcagcaccgtTCCCTGTAGTTAAAAGGTGGAAATgtaacaggaggaaaaggggcagggcacaacttttgaaagaatgacataacccaaggacacaacataaaccgattagaatcaaatgggaccaagatggcagaaaagactagaccttgatcctcaatcaatcagcaagtgaaatgacacacccagaggcgcCATGAGAGTTCCAAGGCCCTGTCAGaagaccaaggagtgggcagTGGACCAAATCCCGGAAATATCCACCTCTTCCCCAAAACagctggaataatcctcccactcattagcatgtgaaattacccagcctataaaaaccAACCACACCACACTTTGCGGCCACACTCACCCTCtgcgatggcccacactctgtctgtggagggtgcttctctctgaatctgaatcaATCCACTTctcacctatcactttgtctctcactgagttctttctgtgatgagacatcaagaacctgagcttcattaggtcctgaaaccaggtacgTGGGTTTTGTCTGGGTTTGAGTCCTAGCCACgtgagctcagttggtaaagaattcacctgcaatgcaggagaccctggttcaattcctaggtcgggaagattcccctggagaagggataaggctacccactccagtattcttgggcttcccttgtggctcagctggtaaagaatccacctgcaatgtgggagacctgggtttgatccctgggttgggacgatcccctggggaggggaaaggctacctactctagtatctggcctgaagaattccatggactgtccatggggtcacagagagttggacacaactgagcaattttcacttcacttcacttcatgtgggttcaagtcccaaactgggttttggctgggttcaagtcccagcatgtgggttcaagtcccaatctgaggtaaaTGGTTTCAGAAACAATACAATGTCctacaatgaatgaatgaataaacaaaatgtagtatatacctacaatggaatattattcagtcataaaaaggaatgaagttcagatacatgctacaacataaataaaccttgaaaacatgaggctaagtgaaagaagtcagacacaaaaggcttattgtatgacatcatttatatgaaatatctagactACATAAATCCATAGAGATTGAAAGcaaattggtggttgccagatgCTGGAAAGAGGAGGAATAGGAACTGAGCACTTAAAAGGTACGTGATTTTGGAGGGatgttgatgaaaatgttttgggaacccctggtggtccaatggttaacaatctgcctgccagttgcAGGGGACACAttactggtccaggaagatgccacatacTACCAAGCAACAAAGCCCGAGTCaaaacaactactgagcccacatggcCTACagccctgctccacaacaagaaaacccaccgcaaggagaagcctgtgcaccacaactagagagtagcccccacttgccataactagagaaagctcgcACACATCAGAGAAGACCCCGTGCAttcaaaaataagttaaaaagaaaatgttttggaaatagATAGAGGTGATGGTTGGAGGACATTGTGAATGTATTACATGTCACTgaaatgtacactttaaaatgattaattttatgttacgCTTATTCTCAGttaagagtaaaaagaaaaaaaaagttatggagCCCGTTGTCTGTGCGTTTCATTTCTAGCTCCTCAGATAACTTGGAGTCTCACTGCCCAAGTCCCAGCCTTATCTACATCGTGCCTGTACAATTATTCACATCCTGTTTCTTCCCTTGATTCAGCTTTTTAAACTTATGTGAACAGAAACTGTAAATGGAAAACACCATCCATCAGAAGATAATCCTAAAAAcaagtacttcattccttttcttatTGGTTTGTTTTGAAAACCAGTAAGATTGCCCTGAGGGACAAAATAGTTTTAACCacaggtttatttttctttcagctttacAGGTAGCTAGTCATGTAAAATGTACAGCAGTATCAGGTTATGTAGGAATTATCCTCATTAAATACATGCTGCTTGTGGTTAAAGAGAAGTAACAGAGAGATGACAGATGGATAGATATGAAGGATTTTTTAAAGCCAGAATTAAATTTAAGAATAGAACTGTTTTTGAATAACATTATAAGCCAGAAATCTACTCTCTCTGTTCAAAAGGATCAGGGAGGGTCCCACAGATGTTTTAGCTAAATTAAAACTGACGTTTTCCTAAGTTCACAAAATTAGaaggattaaaagaaaattgaaagagaaatcACTTTCTCATGGGGGTGTTCGGGGTTACTCAGAACTGTGTTCATGTCCTTCCCTAAATCCTGGGCTCCATGAAATTGTGCCTGGTCTTGCTCTTCGGAGGTTCTGTGTTGGGTGATTTCTTCAACAGACCATTAACGACATCTATTAGGCATGAAATGCCATGACACTGTCATTTCATCCTCACCAGAGGCCAGCTTGATTTCCGCCCCCAGTTTACCAGTGAGGAAACGGAGGCCCCAAGAGATCAGGGCTTGGTGACATCACAGAATCTGAATCACAGACCAAGCTGTCAGCCTCAGGCCAGGGTCTGCAAACTCAGACATCCCCTGGGGCCGGCAGGGCTAACACAAAGGGGATCCATTGGACACAGGCATACTCTTCATTCTGATAAATAAATGGGCTCGCTCACCACTCCCATTTTTCTCAAATCATTCAGCCTTTGGACCTACCTTCTGTTTTCCTAGGTTGGACAGAAATATTCCTTTTCCTTAACAAAATCAACAGCACAGGAGAAATGAACTATGGTAATTGACCCTTGGCCTCAATGTCGGAGAGACAATAGGGCATGGTGGAGACTGGGGCAGATGGGAGAGATGGCCCCACCTACAGCGCGAAGCCCCTCTACGCTCCAGCCAATGGCTGCTGCTGGGTGTTATGCTGGGAACTCACCACACATGACTCTCTGATTGACACAATTCCAGGAGTAGGGCTGCAACTTGGGATTGCAGCCGTAGTTCTCGGCATGCGTGTAGCAGCAGTCATGAGCATGACAGCACCTGTGGAGAGCAGACGGACAGACCGAGGGGTGAGTGAGGGCAAGGATGGTCCCTTGGCCATCCTCCTGTGCCATAACTTCAGGAGATCGAGGACCCACAGGGGACGGCATCTTCCGGTCCAGGCTTTGTCCCTGAGAATCCCTGTCCTGGGAATTAATTCCACTGACCCCAGTGTGTCTTGCTCTACCTCTACCTCTCTGCCATGCTCAAATCTGGCCCTTGCCTGCCTAAGTCTCtgagcctctgagctccagccacactggtccCTTCCAGCCATACCCTCCCTACCTCCTGATTTTGCCCCCAATCTGCCTCTGCCTGGGAGAACTTCCTGCCCACTCTTCCTGCTCGAGGTCTCAGCCCAAgcaccagcccccacccccaggatggGGGAGGCAGGCAAATCTCCAGATGCCGTGGGCATGGTGAGAAACACTAGGATGCAGGTGACGGGATTCTGGGAGCCAGAGGGGATGCCAGGTCCAGCTAGGCTTCAGAGAAGACTTCCAAGAGGGGGtgatgcctggtgggctatgtctGGAAAGATGTGCAGGAACCAGACACCCAGAGTGTGGGAGGAAGGGCAGGGCCCGCGGCAGGAGCCTTGGTGGCACAAGGCTGGATAGAGACCTGTCAGTGACAACTACATCCTCTAAGATCCGGAAGAGACAATCAACCTTTTGCCCCCTAATCACTCTGGAAATGGAGGTGAGTGGCTCTGGGACCTGgtctgtaaaatagggatcaCCATCGGATGGCCGTGGCTGTGGTGGCAAATGAGAGGAGGTCATGGCAAGGTCTAGGCCCACAGTCTGGCACAGAACAGGCCCTTTTCACCCAGcagcagaaggcagtgatcaGGGGTGTGAATCCAGCCAGGCCGCCTGGGCACAaatcccagcccccagccctcacTCTGTATGTGGCCCTAAGACAAGTagatctctctgggcctcagtttccttatctctgaAATGGGGTTGTTGTGAGAACTCGAAGGGGCTCTCAGGACAGTTCTGGTGCATAATAAGTCTGGTCAgggatgtatgattttttttcagcTAAAGTAATCATCTCGCAGCCAGACTGAGGGGCACCTGGCACCAAGGTCTGGCCGCATGGGCATGTTGCCCGGGAGACCCTTTGCCTGCAAGGAGCACCATTTGCTGGGGGCTTCGTATCTAAACCCCAACCTCAGCTTTGAGTATTTCCTCATAGGCCCTAACCACCCCAGGCGGTGGGCATCTTAAGCCCCCAGCATGCACTCACCAGTCAATGGCATCCTGGGGCTGGCCATGGCCCCCCAGACCACAAAAGCAGCCGTAATTCAAGTAGACCAAGGCGGGTCGAGGGCCAACACAGTCAATAGCCCCAGCCAGTCCTAAGAGCCCACGTCGGTGCACATGTGACCTCTGGGGAGCTGGGGGTCAGGGAGGGAGACAAAGGTTAGAGGCTGCAGGTGGGGACTGTCCTGGCCTGGGGACGGGCACTAGCCTGAAAAGTGTCTGGaagacttgttgttcagtcgctcagtcgtgtccgactctttgcgaccccatggactgcagcacaccaggcttccctgtccttcactacctcccagagctcgttcaaactaatgtccattgagtcgatgaggctatccaaccatctcatcctctggatGACTATCTCAGGGCTGCATCCTGCTTCTCCttcttcctagctgtgtgaccttggaccactcaacttctctgtgccttggtttcctcatcttaaaACAGGGGAATAAGGGGACCTTACTCCCTAGAATGGAATGAGATCATGCGTGTAAATTAAAGGCACACAATGAGCTCTAACTATTATTATCAATATCTTCAAGGCAGCCGTGAAGGAGAAAACAGGTCACAGAGCCACggcatctgaaaaagaaatcatacCTCTAGGCCCTGCACTGGCTGGCCCCTCTTCCTGGAATGCCCTCATTCTCAATCCTTTGCCCATGTTAACTTCAGACACAGTTGGATTGTGGGTTGTGTGTTAAATGTCTGTCCAGATGCCTGTCCTGGGCACTGGACATCAGAGATGAAACAAACAGGGTCCCTGCCATCCTCTACAGGGACCTCCCCGACCCCCTCACCACTGCCTTCCAGATTCTTTGcatctcctcttattttcactGCCTGGGCACAGCTTCCTGCCACACAGGGAGGCCCTGTGACCCCATCCCAGCCATTTCTCTGGATCCTCCTGTTGCTGTGGCCCATAGCAGGACACAATTGGTGCAACTGGAACCCCCGCATCTCACATGGGAGAAAGAGGAGGCTCAGATGGGAAGTACGACCCTTACAGtcacggggcgggggcgggggcactTCTGACTCCCAATCCAGTGGTTCCTCCTCACCCAATAgcagcaggagagggaggcctAGGGTGACAGAGGTAAGGGGCATTGAGGAGTCCACTGCTCGTGGTCACGGGTGGTCAAACCCACTGCGACTGGGCATCAGAGAACCCCAGAGCCACTCCTGCTTCTGGTGAGGTCCGAGAGTCCACTCTGGTGTTTGATCAAAAAACTacaatcagggacttccctggagttcTAGTGGTTAAAACACTGTGCTTCCAGTGcgggggcaggggttcaatcaccggtcagggaactaagatctcacaggctgCACACAGTCAACAAGTAGGAAACACACTCACACAATCAGAGCCACAGCGCGGAGAAGCTTGCACTTGAACTTCACCTGGCACGGGCACACACTCCCCAATCTACAGGCAACACCTGTTGTCAATCTCCTTGTCTTGTGGGCTGCTAGTCTCCCATTCACAGATGGAGGGATTGAGGCTAGGAGAGGCAAAAGGACCCATCCTAGGTCCCAGCGTGGGTGACCTGCTGAACAGAAACTTGTTCCCGTGCTGGCCTGACCCCGGGAGCTCACTCCCCACCCACGGCTCCAGGACTGAGAATCCAGAGATTCGCAGTGTCTTCAATCATCGccctttcacattttcaaaatctAGAACAAGATTGTATCATGCTGACTTTTCTTTGAAGAATCCAGGTCAAAATTCAAATTCaattttttatgttgttgttgggttggttttttttttttgtttttttttttttttttggttttgtctgGCCGCAAGGCAcagcctatgggatcttagtttcctgaccagggattgaaccaggcccACTGCAATGGAAATTCAGAGTCCTTCTTAATCACTGGATAGCCAGGGAATCCCCtcaattatgtttttttctcagTAGAAAAAGGAGCATATTCATCAAGGGGAACAGAGATAAgttaaatagaaacaaaatgtaaaaatgagTTTAGAGTTAAAAGCTTTGCCCTCCTCTCTGGATGACCAGCCCTCACCCTCACAGGACTTGCCCAGTGCTGCTCCCAGCTGCCCACATCTCTGCCTGCAACCTCCCCAGGCTCCCAACCCCCTCCAGGTAAAGCTCGGGGTCCTCACTGAGCCAGAGGCTCTGCAGGAGCCCACCCTCTCACCCCTCCGGCATCCTCTCTCAACGTGGACCCCACGTGGACCCTATTCCTCCAATTAAACTTCCCATCACACAGTCATATACACCCTGTATAGCAAATGCCCTTACCTCATTCTCACCTAGCTCACTCATCACCTCCTTCTAGAATCTGCCTCCCTGCCATGTGACCACAGGGGCCCTCCTCACCCTTTGCCGCTCTCTGCTCATGGCAATGACCCTCCAGCCTGGACAGATCTCTGCCCTAGGAGCCTCAGGTCCCCTGGCATGAGTGGTCTTTCAAAAAAGGTCCCTTGACCCCTGGACCCACCAAGCCCCATGGAACACTTCCAGTCTAAGCACATCTGGGGACTTCCCAGCGGTCCAGTGGTGTACgattctctgctttcactgcagggggcatggtttgATTCCCTGGCTGGGGACTTAAGAAtccgccaaaaataaataaataaaattaaaaaaaaaataacaagcacATCTGAAAAGACCCCAGTTCCAAACCCATACCCCAAAGCTGTCCCCAGAGGTCCTCCTACCCTGACTCGACCCCGACTCTGGCATCTCAGGGTCCAGGGCTCAGCCTTAGGGAGAACCCGAGCATGGGTGGATGCCCAGCACTGGGTTTGTAACCAAGGCAAACACTCCCTCTATGCCAACTTAGGTGGGGCAGGTCATTCTGGGGGCTGTTTGCTCTGTCTGCCCACAACAGCCTCTGCTGGGAGTGCCAAGGCTGCCCAGGCTTCCTATGGGcctgaggatgtgtgtgtgtatgcgtgcagtgtgattctgtgtgtgtgcttctgtgtgtgtgtgctcatatGGGACTGTCTCAGTAttcctgtgtgtgagtgtgtgtgagtatgttCCCCTCCGTGTGTGTttgcctgtgtctgtgtgtgagcctgaggagggcatggcagcccactccagtattcttgcctggagaatcccatggacagaggagcctggcaggctacagtccatggggtcataaagaggcagatacgactgaagcgactgagcaagcatgcagcATGTGTCTGAGGCCATCCGTGTGTGCCCAGATGTTGCTGGTGGTGTTCTATGCCTATGTGTCTCCTTGCTTGTGATGACCACATATTTCCCTCTGGTATCCATGTACCTAGAAATGGGAGGTTGCGGAGGGGACCTCTCCAAGGGTGATGTCCAGGAGTGGGTGAGAAGGAGACATCACCTTCTTCCCTGGCTCCAGGTAGGGTTAGGCCCCTTCTTCCCCTGTTCCTTTCAACCTCTGGTGTCTCCCTGGTGGTCCCACTGCAGACCCCAGGGACAGACGGAGAGAAAGGTGGGTTCACAGCACCCCAAGTCAGGTGCTGGGGAGGTCTGATCACtggagagggtgacagaggggAAGTTTGGGGAGAACACAGagcccccctggagaaggcttcAGCGTCCCTGGAAGGGGTGAATGAGGCAGGGGCTTTTGGGgaagaggtggaggtgggggaaacACACAGGACTCCCAGGAAGCCAGGAAGCAACGCGCAGGTGGGCTACACAAAGGAGGGCCGGGGACTGTAGGGCTCCTGGGTCCCCTGGAAGGGCTGGGGAGTTGGAGTTCTTGCAGATGGGTGGGGAGGCAGGGTTCCAGGTATCCCGGGGAGGACTGAAGGAGTCCCAGGAAGCCCGGGGTCCTCGGATGGGGGCTCGTCCCTTCACTCACCTGCTCTGAGCCCGGGTCCCGAtcccaggagcagcagcagcaacagccctACCGTCGGGCACAAAGGCAGCGGAGCCATCGGACCCGTCGGCTGGAGGCAAGTGTGGAGCGGTCGGGCGGGCCAGTGTAGTCACCCGGCCGGGTCCGAACCCCCTCCCCAcgccccgcccggccccgcccccggcctccCTCTCGGGAGCGCCCTGGCGGAGCCGCAGAGGCGGCTCGGGGCTGCGGGAGGCGCCTGCAGGCTGGCGACCTCTGCGTCTTGGTCATCTGGATGCGCGCCCGGCCCACAGGGAGAATCCGGCCCGGGCTTTGCGGAGAATTACGGAGAGGCGTTTAGCGCGCGTCGGGTCGCGGAGTCCCTAGGTTCTCGGTTGCTGTTATCTTTACCTGCGAGCCCCTCCCCTCCCGGAGCTCACCTGGGCTTCCGACGGGAGGAGgcggaggggaaggggaggggctggAAGGATCTTAAAAACTTTAGATGTCCCTAAAGCTTGGCCTCCCTGTCCTTGTTCCTTGTTTCTGCAATCCACTGCCCACCGCCAGTCAGGAACGGAGGGGAGCcgagacttgctcaaggtcacagagtgacttctggtaaaaaaaaacaaaaacaaaaacaaaaatgagcaaCAGCGGTGGGAAAGGGGAGCCCGGCTGCAGCTGCGTCTCAGCAAGCCCCCCACCCCggctccctcccagcctcaggctcTTCATCTGGTTGAGGCATTGAGTCCTCCAAGGGGCCTCAAGAGGCCAAAAGAGGTACACGTAGGTGCTCCGTGTCGAAAATAGATGACACACGTCTGTTCCCCTTTGTTCCCGGTGATAGCCCTACCCAATTAGTCATGACTGATTCTGAGAGCCGAACTCCTCCCCAAGCCCTCGGAAAAATAGTGGCAACTAAGGTGACCTCGCATGTCACCTGCTACGTGTACTAAGGGCGTCGGGTGCACGGCTGTACCTCAGACCCCTGATGTTCTCATTTTCACAAGAAGaaagtgaagctcagagaagctAAGAACCAAGAAGTTGGGGAGCCCAGGTTCACATTTATTTCTACATGGTGCCAAACCCCTGTCTGCCTCCCTGGAGGAAAACCTGAGCCTCCGGGCATCCACCTGCCATACTCTGAGGTCACTCTCCCCTTGCTTTGAGGAGTGAGCTTCTCAAAGCAAAACCGAAGTCTCTCCTCTTGAACACCCAGCACTGGCCTGCCTGGCATAAAACAGGTATCCAGTTAAGGCTTGTCCAAACAGATTATGGGTTTCAGACTCTCGAAAACATGggataaaaaaacatttttctttcttctgaaggTCTTCATGAGCAATGGAGAATGAAATATCCCACATAAATCTAGGGAGAAAGACTTCTGCTTTCAAGGAGCTTCACAATCGATATGCATGGAGGAAAACTCATTTATACTGTTagaagcgttagtcgctcagtcgtgtccaactctttcctatcgtatggactgtagctcgaCAGGCTCCTCTCTCgatgggacttcccaagcaagagtactggggtagattgccatttcctcctccagggatcttccccacccaggaatcgaacccgggtctcctgcattgcaggcaggttctttaccatctgtgctagATCCATTATAATTAAGAAATTAGGGAATCTGCTTTCAATATTGGAACTTTTGCACCTGAGACTCTACTGCTTTAACTGGTTATCCTCATTATCTGCAAAGCTCATTTTGCAGAACAGTTTGTTTCCAGTTATATTAAATAACTGGAGTATCGAGACCATCACCAAACATGTGAGTGAACGTCGCtcagtccagtctgactctttgcgaccccagggactatatagtccatggaatcctctgggtcagaatactggagtagtagtctttcccttctcctggggatcttcccaacccagggatcgaacccaggtctcccccattgcaggcggattctttactagccgAGCTATAAGGGAAGTCCCATCACCAAGTATACTAAAGACCTACTCTCTCCTTAATTAACATATTTAAAGTAActtaaattaaaagactcttgctccttggaagaaaagctatgaccaacctagacagcatattaaaaagcagagacattgctgacaaTGGTCCGTCtaaacaaagctatggtttttccggtagtcatgtatggatgtgagagttggactataaagaaagctgagccccaaagaattgatgcttttgaactgtggtgttggagaagactcttgagagtcccttggactgcaaggagatccaaccagtcaatcctaaaggaaatcagtcctgaatgttcattggagggactgatgctgaagctgaaactccaatactttggccacctgattagaagaactgactcactagaaaagcccctgatgctgggaaagattgaaggagggaggagaaaaggggaagacagaggatgagatggttggatggcatcactgactcgatggacataagtttgagcaagctccaggagttggtgatggacagggaggcctggtatgctgcagtccatggggttgcaaagagtcagactcaactgagcaactgaactgaactgaaattacaaGTCTGGTCCAGTGGTGCCTCCACTGAACGTGCTGAGTGAAAGGGAATATGCCACAACGTGAATGGAGCCAAATCATCTCATTTCCTAAGGGTGAGTTAAGCATATTAATTAACTGTGATCTAGAGTTggcctcgggcttccctggtggctcactgctaagcaggagacagggttcgatccccggatcaggaagatcccctggagaaggaaatggcaacccattccagtattcttgcctggaaaattccatgagggaggagcctggcatgctacagtccatggtgtcacaaagagttggtcacgatttagtgactaagtGACAGAGTTGATCTCAGTCTAATCTGCAGGTTTTATCCTGGTCTATTGACAAAAGATTGCTACAAATGTTTGGtgaataaaatgatttatttaggTGATATAAGGGAGTGCTCTTCTATGATTAGAAGATAAAATAGGGGGTATAGCTCAGGGGAAGAGAATTTGACTGCAGAAGATAAAATAACTTTATACATACAGGGGAGTTTGTGAATCTCTGTACATGATCCAACTCGTGAGACCACAAATAATAGAAGAGTGAATCCTGATACAGACGAGTACATCCTTTGACCCAGAAACCCATTTCTAGTAATAACACTAAGAAAATAGACTTCTCAGATAAGATTTATACACAAAATGTATcctgaacaacaaaaatctagAAACAGTGCATATATACAGCAATTAAAACGTTATGAAATTTTCATACACGTTCATTCTAATAGAGagtgtttttgaaaaatatttgatggccattttaaaatgctttaaaaagcaGGCATTTGCAGTGTAATCCTACCTTTATCATTACAGATCACACAACAGACAGAGAGCCATAtagaaacatgtgtgtgtgtgctaaattgcttcagttgtgtctgactctgtgcgaccccatggactgtagcccgccagacacctctgtccatggggattttccaggcgagaatactggagtggattgccatcctgtcctctaggggatcttcccgattcaggggtcgatcccgtgtctcctgcggctcctccATTGCAGaccgattctttactgctgagccgtcGGAGAAGcctcatatataaatatatctgtatGCATATACCTACTACATGAGCTTATATGGGGCTTTCTCTGGAAcaaacagaagaatgaaaaagaaaatttggacGAATGAATGAAACATATCAAAATGGTTACTGGTAATCTTCTGCTGCTGGAATTGCGTGATTCTTACTTTTATATTTGTATCTTTGTTTTGCAGATTTCTATAAGAGCTTCAATTTTTGTGAttcagagaaaaaattaaaacaaaacaagattaaTAAACTTTTGATTCAAGAAAACTTGTCTATTGAAAAGTTATCTTGatatcattcagaaaactcaaaGCCACAGATATAAGGATAAAGATACCCATCAGTTTGGGGTTTCTGTTTTGTGGTTCTTGAAAAACTTTATATCCCTGTGGTTACCATGGGCTatggggaggaagaagagaagagttGTTGATTAATGAATATAGTTAAATGTATGCATGTACCTCTTGATTCAGGAATCCCATTCTAAGAATCTATCACAAAAatatactggggaaaaaaatgaaatggcatATTCTCAAGTCTGGGCTTTCTGGATGGcttaatgggtaaagaatctgcctgcaatgcaag
This genomic window contains:
- the LOC122701436 gene encoding group 10 secretory phospholipase A2-like isoform X1 — protein: MAPLPLCPTVGLLLLLLLGSGPGLRAAPQRSHVHRRGLLGLAGAIDCVGPRPALVYLNYGCFCGLGGHGQPQDAIDWCCHAHDCCYTHAENYGCNPKLQPYSWNCVNQRVMCEPTEDKCQELMCKCDQEFAYCLAQAKYNIKYLFYPHFLCKNSSPKCD
- the LOC122701436 gene encoding group 10 secretory phospholipase A2-like isoform X2 is translated as MAPLPLCPTVGLLLLLLLGSGPGLRAAPQRSHVHRRGLLGLAGAIDCVGPRPALVYLNYGCFCGLGGHGQPQDAIDWCCHAHDCCYTHAENYGCNPKLQPYSWNCVNQRVMCDLCMCKRTNKNKYQDFPGVPVVKNLPANAGDASSIPDPGRSHRPWSS